The following are from one region of the Aquirufa lenticrescens genome:
- a CDS encoding D-alanyl-D-alanine carboxypeptidase, protein MKNLAFLFLFALAGCQSSHLQIAFNESSLAQRASGVMIKDLSSGKVLFEKNADQYFMPASNMKLLTFLQANRILGSQIPSFKYRETKDTLFFWGTGDISNLHPTIKNTAMRDFLAASSKVLVYGAPLKPLPILGSGWAWDDYNDHYSAEISDLPLYANLVNFSASAKRWKILPDAFEAVAKTGSTLEVRRNRLKNQFELPVLTSEKYGSQDVPFITSPDMTTFLLTDTLHKSVETMPLAVHPDARIFYAGKMDSLYLPMLHESDNAVAEQLLVMIAAEKGWEPSQVIENLKKEPGNEFLSDIRWVDGSGLSRYNLIRPKDFIHILELLAKEVAPDRLHTLLPEASKTGTMRNVQDLNPGVRMWAKSGSYGNTYDLSGYYLTKDGKTLAFSVLSNLGNAPVRDIKKSVVEFLRAIH, encoded by the coding sequence ATGAAAAATCTCGCCTTTTTATTCCTGTTCGCTTTAGCAGGTTGCCAAAGCTCCCATTTACAGATCGCCTTTAACGAATCTAGCCTCGCTCAGCGGGCCAGCGGCGTGATGATCAAGGACCTTTCTTCTGGTAAGGTTTTATTCGAAAAGAATGCAGATCAATATTTCATGCCAGCCTCTAATATGAAGCTGCTGACCTTTTTGCAGGCTAATCGAATTCTAGGCAGCCAAATCCCTTCCTTTAAATACCGCGAAACAAAGGATACCCTGTTTTTCTGGGGCACTGGCGATATTTCTAACCTGCATCCTACCATCAAGAATACTGCCATGCGTGATTTCTTAGCGGCTTCATCGAAAGTTTTAGTGTACGGGGCGCCTTTGAAACCACTGCCCATTTTAGGCTCAGGCTGGGCTTGGGATGATTATAATGACCATTATTCGGCAGAAATATCGGATCTGCCATTATATGCGAACTTGGTGAATTTTTCGGCTTCTGCGAAACGCTGGAAGATTTTGCCTGACGCCTTTGAGGCCGTGGCTAAAACAGGATCTACGCTGGAAGTACGTCGAAATCGCTTGAAAAATCAGTTTGAATTACCGGTTTTGACTTCAGAGAAATATGGATCCCAGGACGTACCATTCATTACCTCTCCTGATATGACGACTTTTTTGTTGACGGATACCTTACATAAATCCGTGGAGACGATGCCGCTCGCGGTACATCCGGATGCCCGTATTTTCTATGCCGGTAAAATGGATAGTTTATACCTGCCTATGTTGCACGAAAGTGATAATGCGGTGGCCGAACAGTTATTGGTGATGATCGCCGCTGAGAAAGGCTGGGAGCCTTCGCAGGTGATTGAGAATCTGAAAAAAGAGCCAGGCAATGAATTTTTAAGCGATATTCGCTGGGTAGATGGCTCCGGTTTATCTCGTTATAATTTAATTAGGCCAAAGGATTTCATCCACATACTGGAATTATTAGCGAAAGAAGTGGCTCCAGATCGTTTACATACCTTGTTGCCTGAAGCGAGTAAAACTGGGACGATGCGTAACGTACAAGACCTAAATCCAGGCGTGCGGATGTGGGCAAAGTCAGGTTCTTATGGAAATACCTATGATCTTTCAGGTTATTATCTCACCAAAGACGGAAAGACATTGGCCTTCTCCGTATTATCTAATCTGGGTAATGCGCCTGTTAGAGATATTAAGAAGTCGGTGGTGGAGTTTTTGAGGGCGATACACTAA
- a CDS encoding APC family permease has protein sequence MENKLWKVLGTGFGIAVTLGGTVGTGILRKPGPIAASLQDPGLILSLWVLVAIYALLGVSCVLELSLSIPKAGSWYGYAERAFGRYIGFLVGLTSWLGTVTALGFGSYTFSEYLIIVFPILSPYLVYCAIGILALLWFFHQLGVVMAGKSQEWLSGIKALALLIFIAICFVYGGGGVFAEQTHVPTGLPLTTGIMTALLSIFYAFDGWHTASYFTEENKDPVKSMPKSMFIGVIIVAFIYLLINVGILYSLPIDTLSSSKLAAADTMKALFGADMGRWITVFLMLSILGILNTQVMFAPRVIYSMSRDGLFFKQAEKVNAAGSPTTATHLTVFSACIFLLAGKQINERLSDIATFFFVASYLAGFASLLKLRVSEPNLNRPYLAWGYPVLPWILVIISSLFLIGTLVTNLGSVMYVVGFVGVSYLVYRRMESRDNRA, from the coding sequence ATGGAAAATAAACTCTGGAAGGTTTTAGGCACCGGTTTCGGGATCGCTGTCACGTTAGGTGGAACCGTAGGAACAGGCATCTTACGTAAACCTGGACCCATTGCAGCCTCCTTACAAGACCCCGGATTAATCCTCAGTTTATGGGTTTTAGTGGCTATTTATGCCTTATTAGGGGTGAGCTGTGTGTTGGAATTAAGTTTATCCATTCCCAAAGCAGGCTCTTGGTATGGCTATGCCGAACGAGCTTTTGGCCGCTACATCGGTTTCCTTGTGGGGCTAACGAGCTGGCTTGGAACAGTTACTGCACTCGGTTTTGGATCCTATACCTTTAGTGAATACCTCATCATTGTTTTCCCCATTTTAAGCCCTTATTTAGTCTATTGTGCCATCGGAATCCTTGCCCTATTGTGGTTTTTCCATCAATTAGGCGTGGTGATGGCCGGTAAATCCCAAGAATGGCTGAGTGGCATCAAGGCTTTGGCCTTATTGATTTTCATCGCCATCTGCTTTGTGTACGGTGGTGGAGGAGTTTTTGCGGAACAGACACATGTACCTACGGGATTGCCTTTAACGACCGGAATCATGACAGCTTTGTTGTCCATCTTTTATGCATTTGACGGCTGGCACACGGCAAGTTATTTCACGGAAGAAAATAAGGATCCTGTTAAATCCATGCCAAAATCGATGTTCATCGGCGTCATCATCGTCGCATTTATCTACTTGCTGATCAATGTGGGCATCTTGTATAGTCTTCCAATCGACACCCTTTCAAGCAGTAAATTAGCCGCAGCTGACACGATGAAAGCCTTGTTTGGTGCAGATATGGGACGCTGGATTACCGTCTTTTTAATGTTGAGTATCTTAGGAATCTTGAACACGCAAGTGATGTTCGCTCCGCGGGTGATCTATTCGATGAGTCGGGATGGATTGTTTTTCAAACAGGCCGAAAAAGTAAATGCAGCAGGTTCTCCCACCACCGCGACACATTTAACCGTTTTCTCTGCCTGTATTTTCTTATTAGCCGGCAAACAAATAAACGAACGCCTTTCGGACATTGCGACCTTCTTTTTTGTAGCTAGTTATTTAGCTGGATTCGCGTCACTATTAAAGCTCCGCGTCTCTGAGCCTAACCTAAATCGGCCTTATTTAGCTTGGGGATATCCCGTTTTACCGTGGATTTTAGTGATTATCTCCTCCCTATTCTTGATAGGTACCTTGGTGACAAATCTAGGGAGTGTGATGTATGTGGTAGGGTTTGTGGGGGTGAGCTATTTAGTTTATCGAAGAATGGAGAGTAGAGATAATAGAGCATAG